Genomic window (Oryza sativa Japonica Group chromosome 3, ASM3414082v1):
GCGAGTTGAGGTTCCTCCTCGGCgcccccacctccacctcgaACAGCGCCCTCACCGGCCGGTGGTCCGACAGCCGCGACTCGCACCGGTCGTACCGCTTCTGCTTCAGCCCGGCGCCGCGCCATAGTATCCGGTCAcacctgaaaagaaaaaaaaaaagaacggcggcggccgccggttAGCCGCGGATCTCGCCGGAATCTCACGCTATTTCAgccgtttttctttttctttctttctctggCTTACCACGCCGGCGCGCGCCGCTTCTCGCCTTTCCTGCCATGGGAGGCGCAGCCGTAGTAGGTGTCGGAGTTGGGGTAGTACTTGTACGTCGGCGAGAAGGCGATGGCACCCTCGTTCCAGCCATGGAATGCGCCTCCTTCCGATTCCACCTCGCTTCGCAGCTGCAAATTATTCAGAATCAACAACACGTTCAGTATGATTGGTACTAATTTAATTTggagattgattgattgattgatttggaTTCATGCGTGTTGCATGCCTGGTCATTTTCGAGCAGCGTCTTCCAGTCCTGCCTCTCCACCAGCAACCTCGTCTTCGCCTCCGGCAGGGAGATCCTGTAGTTGAGGTCCCCAAGCAGGATCACTCGGCTGCATCCACAGGAGTAAACGAAGAATCAATCATTAATCATCCGTCAGATATTCAGATTAGTCAAAGCCCGCCTGAATGCCTGATGATTGCTTTGATTTGAAATGTCGTCGTCATGAAGGCCGGTGAAAGAAACTAAACGAACGATCAAAAGCATGTTAATTGCCACTAGTTAATTACCGTCTAAAATCGATGCGATTTTATACTACGTTGTTGACTACCGGTGTCGGTATATAAAACAGTCGACGATACGGCAGATATTTGTAGTGCTTGGAAGAAGTTAATTAATTTACTGTGCCTAATTGTCTACTGTATGCTACGTATGCAACTATTACCGCTAATGACTAGTATCTTATGCTACGCAAATCCTAGATACAGCAATACCTAATCCTCGATTTTTACCGGTACCGTGGACGGTTCAACCACCGGATTAAATTAGTACGGTTGCCGTCGTGTGCACAGGCCGTAACAACGGTCGCTGTATGGTAATTTAGCTGACGGATATACATGCATGCTTGGGTGTCTGTCAGTCAGCTCAATGCTTCTTATTTCCAGCTCTTTAATTAGTCAGCGACAGCGATGTGTTTCTTCCCTGCAATTCTAGTATGCTTCGATTTTCAGCGTGCACAAAAAAATGTGTTTTAATTTGGGTcaaaaatgaaaggaaaaatAGGATTTTGAAGAGGTCGATGAATGATCAAGTGGGAGGGGTGTGTGCGTTTGCTTACTCGTGGTCTAGAATCTTCTGGGGGAGGTTGAGCGAGTGCCCCCGGGGGAAGGTCGTCCGGGAGAGGATCTCCGTGGCGTCGGCGTTGCGGtgcgcctcgtcgccgtcgcggccgccgGACGCGAGGTGGCAGCACGCCACGCAGAAGCTCGTGTCGTGGAGCCAGAACCTGACGGACACGGCGCCCTGCACGTCCAGGCACAGCCATGCACCCGTGGCGATCCATCGATGCCGTGCGTGTTAGGTACAATTCATTCCCCTCGCGGCGCggctcgccgcgcgcgcgcgcgcgcgtggcgtgTGGTGAGCAATGGCGGAATGATAGGTCAGGGGTAGGGTACCTTGTTGCCGAGGCAGCCCATGACGCCGCAGCCGACGCAGGAGACGCTGGCGCGGCGGACGAAGCGGGCGAGGTCGGCGCGGACCCAGACGGTGAGGAGGATGCCGACCATCTGCTTGCTCACCACGCACCGGTAGTCCCTGCAGGcgagctcgccgccaccgccgccgatgccgccccGCACCGGGTGAACCTTCTGCTGCGCCGCCTGCTGCTTTATCTCCCCTCctccggctgcggctgcggctgcgccgccgccggtgccctTGGCCTCTCTCTGGTCACGGGAGGAGTtcggcgccgacggcgacgaccggttCAGCGCCGCGCGCACGAGCTCGTTCCAGCGCATCCCGACGCGCTTCTTGTCCGCGCCCAGCACGTTCCGCGCGCTCAACGGCACCACCTCCTGGAATCTGCATGCGCCATTTGCGACCATGAATCCATGATCAGCTATTGATGGCCGCCACCGGCATGATCGAGCTCCACTACTGCACTTATGGTTGCTTACCCGAGGACGTAGATGTCGTAGGCGGCGTTCCTCGTGTCGAGCCAGTCCGACAGGTCGAGGTCGTCCGGTggcgcgacgccgccgacgtTCCACGTGCTCGCGAACAGCCTGCAGACGAGACGACGACGTCGCGAGTGAGATCGACTAATTAATCAAGACGCCATGAGTAGTCCAAGCCAACTAATGGCTGGCGCGGCGCGCTGCTACATCGTAATGAAAGCTTGACCGATCGAGCGCCATATGTACCTGTACTTGAGCGTCTTGTTGCTCGCTCGCTgctgcggccgcggccgcggccgcttcACGCTGCGGcaggcgtcggcgtcggggcTGCAACCATCGTCGTCGAacgactccaccgccgccggcaccgcctcGCCATCGAAGTCGTCATCAACGGCCATCGGGAAGTCGGCGACGAAGGCATGGCTGCCGGATGGCTTCCTGAAGAGCTTGTTCGCCACCAGCCTCGGCCAAAGAACCTAGCCACACACAAACACACGAATCAGCTATCAAACGTGAGCTACCAAATCTCACACCGACCTCGtcaagctagctaagctagctaggtaCATACCTCCGCTTGCCTCTGGTTCTCTAGCATGGCGACCAATCCGTAGGGAGGTAGGTAGGGATGGACGGGTGGTGAGGTCGAGGAGACGAGGACGAAGGGAAGAAACTTCAGGCGGGGAAGAGGGAGACGGCTTAAATAGGCGAGGAGGGCGGAAAGTGACAAACAAAAGGAGTCTCCCGTCCCGCGCATGTTCATGCGCACTGTTAACCAGCGGTGGATGGATTGACGGATCGACGCTGATCGATGCATGCATTCGCATGGCGCGTGCGGTGAGCGGAAAAAGGGGGAGAGGGTGGTCGACTCTCGACTGGCGGACTGGCGGTGACACGGTGACAGCGGAGGATAAAAGCACTTTTGACTGTAGAGGGATTCTTATGGTGGGGTACGATCTGTTTGGTAATTAGTTAAGGTCGAACTTCTAAATTTAGGTTTAGTAGTTGGATCTGTAGTGAAGTTTTCACAACCTAAACCCAGTTACacatttctagtttattttatgaTAGTGCTTTAGGTGAGTGGACTAAAAATTATTTGGCTGGACTTCAGCTCCAGAAGAGATAGAGTTAGAGCTAGAGCTATGCAAAATAGAACTACATGCTTTCACTTCTcaaattattactccctccgttcatagaaataagcatttttaggttgtttaagtaaaaaataaatctcGAGTACAAAGAGAGTAAAAGGCATTTTTTTTCAGTTATCTTAttggtcaaatttgaaaatttggcTTGCTTAGATTCATGTACATTGAAGTGTCCTATAAATGCTTATATTGTctacaaaatttaaatcttagaaatactacctccatcccccAAAAAAAGTTACTCTCTCTGGTTTCATTTCATAATTTTTGACGttctggataagtttgaggTCAATTTTTTTGTAACTTTGAATATCAAtatctttaaaattatttaaatgtCTAAAGAACTAGAAtgacatatatagatttatcttttaaaatactatagtaaaagtaaacatgtatttattgattgtatatattataatagaaaaacaggatcaaagatatattttggagATTGAGTCATTATCTAAAATATCAAGAATTATGGAACCGGGGGGAGTAATATATTTTGGTACATACGTAGTACTTATATTCGGAAATAGAGGGATTAGAAGTAAATATATGTATAAGATTTTCAATATATCTACTAGCATATTTCTTCTGTTTTTAGTAGAtgatgttgttgactttttttttacataatgtTTGATCTTTCAAACATTCAGTGTAAAATATACAAAGATATAAGTAATGTTTAAagtataataataaaataagtcataacaaaataaacgaAACTAGTATGATGAATAGTCAAATATTATGTATCAAAATCATCAGCATTATCTATTTATTATTTGTAGTCAGATTTTATTCTGTACGTATATATCAAATCTAATATAGACCCATTTTCGCTGAATGGTGTATTACCCTTCTTTTAGAGAATGGTCTTTGCATATTCTATTAATGATGTTAAAaggtttcacaatttttataGCTTTTTGCATGATATTTGTGAGAAATGGGTG
Coding sequences:
- the LOC4332194 gene encoding type IV inositol polyphosphate 5-phosphatase 9, encoding MLENQRQAEVLWPRLVANKLFRKPSGSHAFVADFPMAVDDDFDGEAVPAAVESFDDDGCSPDADACRSVKRPRPRPQQRASNKTLKYRLFASTWNVGGVAPPDDLDLSDWLDTRNAAYDIYVLGFQEVVPLSARNVLGADKKRVGMRWNELVRAALNRSSPSAPNSSRDQREAKGTGGGAAAAAAGGGEIKQQAAQQKVHPVRGGIGGGGGELACRDYRCVVSKQMVGILLTVWVRADLARFVRRASVSCVGCGVMGCLGNKGAVSVRFWLHDTSFCVACCHLASGGRDGDEAHRNADATEILSRTTFPRGHSLNLPQKILDHDRVILLGDLNYRISLPEAKTRLLVERQDWKTLLENDQLRSEVESEGGAFHGWNEGAIAFSPTYKYYPNSDTYYGCASHGRKGEKRRAPAWCDRILWRGAGLKQKRYDRCESRLSDHRPVRALFEVEVGAPRRNLNSLRSFFLSERFDGGRSAAADLLREDGTASSARFGDTI